The Natrinema sp. DC36 genome includes the window CTGGTTCGCCACCACGACTATTCGGAAGAGCAATTCTGGGGACAGGTCCGGACCGCGATCGAGGACTATCAGGCGCAGTTCCCCGACCTCGAGGACCGATTCGAGCTGTTCGACCTGCTCGAGCCGGCGGTCCCGAAGCTGACGCTGAACCGCAACCGCATACTCGACATCGGCTACGGCGACCTCCCGGAGCGACCCCACGCGGTCGAGCACGGAACCGTGCCGAACCCGCTCTCCGAGGTCGAACCAGAACGGTAACGGCGACGCTCGAGATTCGAATCGACGAGCGGTAGCATAGAACGCAGCTCCTGCGTTTCGGGGTTCGCCGGAGGTGAAGCGGCTTCAGTCGTTCTTGGTCGTTCTCGGACGTCCTCAGTCGTCCTCAGTCGTCGTCTTGTCGACGTCGAGTTCGCCCTGATAGATCTCCGCGCCGTCCTGTGCGACCTTTTCGGCCAGCACCGCGCACTTGACTCGCATCGGCGAGATGTCGACGCCGAGCATGTCGATCACGTCGTCGCGATCCATCTCGTGGAGTTCCTCCAGACTCTTTCCGGCGAGTTCCCCCGAGAGCATGCTGGCGGAGGCCTGACTGATCGCACAGCCGTCGCCGGAGAAGGCGACCCGCTCGATCGTCTCGTCGTCGTCCGCGAGCGTGACGTCCATCCGAATCTCGTCGCCACACATCGGGTTCTCGCCGACGTGGGTGAACGTCGGATCCTCGAGTTTCCCGTAGTTACGGGGGTTCTTGTAGTGGTCGAGGATCTGCTGTCGGTACATATCGGAGCCCAGTCCCATCGTTGTATACGGATAGGCCAGTGAGTTGTAAAAGGGTTCCGGGGGCGAAACGGGCGGCCGAGTCCGTTTTCGAGCGGTTCTGGGGTATCGCCGACTACTCTCGCACGTCGCTCTCACGCTCGTCACGCGTCGCCCGTCACCTCTCGGTCGAAGCGCTCGAGGAACTCCCGAACGAACGCCGCGCGGTCGACGGCGAGGTCGCGACCCGCGTCGGTATACATCCGCTCCGGCAGGTCGAGAATCTTCTCGAAGAAGTGGTCGTACTGCGTCGCGCCGCCGTCGGTGTCGTCCTCGGCGACGGGCCGGGCGGGATCGTGGATCGGCGACCCCGTCTCGCCGCCGTGAGCGAACGTCCGGGCGATGCCGACCGCGCCGAGCGCGTCGAGGTTGTCCGCGTCGGAGACGAGTTTCGCCTCGAGCGTCGCGGGTTCGACGTCGTTCGAGTACCGGTGGGCGCGGACACAGTGTTGAACGCGCTCGATTACGCCTGCTCCCGCGCCGAGTTCGCGCAGGATCGTTCCGGCTTCCCGCGCGCCCCACGCCGCGTGATCGTCGATCTCGCCGCGGTCCTCCCGCGCTCGACCGATATCGTGGAGGACGACGGCGAGTCGGATCACGCGTTCGTCGACCGGCTCCGGTTGCCGCTCGACGAGCGTTTCGGCGAGCGCCTCGACCCGCCGGACGTGGTGCCAGTCGTGGGCCGGCGGCGCGTCCGCGAAGTACGGCCGCGCACGGTCCCGGACTGCCTCGAGCATCGTCACTCTCGTTTCGACGGTGGAGTAATAAGCGCCGTCCTCGAGCGATCACGTGAGCGGTCGAGACGGGTTCGATACCGCGGTCACTGCTATCGCTTCTCGACGATCGCGAACCAGAAGTCCTCGATCGACTGCACGAACTCGACGAAGTCCTCGGGCTCGATCGGTTTCTGGATGTAGGTGTCCGCCTCGAGCCCGTGGGACTGGACGATTCGCTCTCCGGCGTCCGAACTCGTGAGCACGACGACCGAGATGTCGTTCAGCTCCGATTCGTTTTTCAGTTCCGAGAGGACATCGACCCCGCTTTTGCCGGGTAGTTGCGGCTCGAGTAGAACGATATCCGGCTGCGGTTCGCTCGCGTACTCGCCGCGCTGGTGGAGGAAATCGAGCGCGGACTGTCCGTTGCTGACGGTGTGAACCGTGTTCAGGAGTTTTGCGTCCCTGAAATTTTCTTCGAAGAGACGACTATCGCCGGGGTTCGGCTCGACTAATAGGATATCGATCGGATCGTCCAACTGCTCCCCTTCCGTGGCCATCTGTATCCCGTTTCGTGTGCGCCGGTAAAACATCGGGGATCTCTGTATTGAACAGTCTATTCCGTTGTCCCCTGTCGCAGCGTCGGCCTCGGCAGTCAGTATTCGCTCACGCGAAGAGCTGACGCGCATCGTCGATCGCAGCGACGAGCTTGTCGACCTCTTCCCTCGTGTTGTAGACGTAGAACGAGGCTCGAGCGGACGCTGCAACCCCCAGCTTGTCGTGGAGCGGCTGGGTACAGTGGTCGCCGGCGCGGATCGCGACCGCGTGGTCGTTCATGATCGAGGCCAGATCGTGGGCGTGGACGCTCTCGAGGTTGAAGCCGACGAGGCCGGCGCGCTCCGGGCCGGGTTCGGGGCCGTAGATCTCCACGCCCGGCTCCGCCGCGAGTTGCTCGTAGGCGTAGCGGGCCAGCTCCTCCTCGTGGGCCTCGATTCGCTCCATGCCGAGTGCCTCGAGCCAGTCGATCGCGGCGACGAGGCCGACGGCCTCGGCGATGGGCGGCGTGCCGGGCTCGAACTTCCAGGGGAGGTCGTCCCAGGTGGAGTCCTCGAAGGTGACCTTGCGGATCATCCCGCCCCCGTAGAGATAGGGCTCCATCGCCTCGAGGAGTTCCTTCTTGCCGTAGAGGACGCCGATACCGGTGGGGCCGGCCATCTTGTGGCCGGAGAAGGCGTAGAAGTCGGCGTCGATGGCCTCGACGTCGACGGGGCGGTTGGGGACGGCCTGTGCGCCGTCGATGAAGGCCAGCGCGTCGTGGTCGTGGGCGATATCCACCAGTTCGGAGACCGGGTTGACGGTGCCGAGCGTGTTCGAGACGTGGACCGCCGAGAGCATCGCGGTGTCGTCCGTAATGAGCTCGCGGGCGTGGTCCATGTCGAGGGTGCCGTCGTCCGTAATTCGGATGTACTTGACGTCGGCACCCGTGCGCTTGCCGATCTGTTGCCACGTGACCAGCGAGGCGTGGTGTTCCATCTCCGTCAGCACGATCTCGTCTTCGGGGCCGAGTTCGTTCAGGCCCCACGAGTAGGCGACCAGGTTCTCGGCTTCGGTCGTGTGCTTCGTGAAGATCACTTCCTCGCGGCCGCCGCTCGCGCCGATGAAGTCGGCGACGCGGTCGTGGGCCTCCTCGTAGAGAATCGAGGCCTCCTGACTCAGGTGGTGGATCCCCCGGTGGACGTTGGCGTTGGACTCGCGGTAGTAGTCGCTCATCGCATCGACGACCGGATCGGGGGTCTGGGTCGTCGCCGCGTTGTCGAGATAGACGACCTGTTGGTCGTCGAACTCCCGCTGGAGGATCGGGAACTCCTCCCGGATCGCCTCGACGTCGAGCGACTCGAGGTTCTGTTGACTCATTGGTGACTAGGACGGACCGCACACAAAACACTCCTTCGGTCCGACCGTGGCCGATATTTCCGGAATCGCTGCGAACCGGTCTGTATTGCCTGTTCGGACCGGACGGAGCGCTGGTCCGGATCCGAAATTCAGTGGTGACGTGCTGATCGGACGGTGTAGACGGAACGGTAAGTGGAGTGGGAAGGGGGGAGGGAGGTGGGGTGGAGACGGGGCCGGGAGGTGAACGGCAGGGGGGGAGTGGTGGGGGAACCCTGGTGGGTGCCCCTGCCGCAATAGTTGTTTGGAGTGCTTCCCGGAAACCGGTATCTCCAAACTATTTTGGTATCGAGAACGCGGGATCGTGAGCGTTCGACGGCCATCATCGTGAGGCGTCGGAGACGACCTCGAGTCGCCGTGACCGAGAGGAGTCACTGGAAGTCACTGCACACCCGATCGCTTGCACTCGTGCGATCAGCGCGTCAATCGTTTCAGCGACTCTTCTCTCCTCCCGGCGGCTCGCTGAAGATCGACGGCTGCGTGTTCCGTAACAGGAGTTCCGTGTATCGCGCGAAGAGCCACGCGGCGGCGTTGAACAGGTGCAAGATTACGAGCCCGACGAGAACGCCGACCGCCGAGACGGCCAGGGCCGCCGGCAGCGAGTCGACGTACAGCGAGAGCAATTCGCCGTCGGCGATCGAGAGCGTGATCGGTGAGATATCGATGGTCCAGCCATCGTGCTGGTACGTGAACTTCGGAACGAACTCGATCGGATCGCCGATGTGGATGCCGACCGTCTCGTTCCGGTAATGAAGCGGTGCGGCGACCAGCGCGTACGTGAACGTGATTCCGAGGGTGAGGAGGACGAACGAGGCGATTCCGAGCACGAACTTGCTGAACAGGTAGCCGACCCCTTTCCACGTCCCGCGATCGAAGACGAGCCGTCGCGCCCGCTCGCGG containing:
- the sufU gene encoding Fe-S cluster assembly sulfur transfer protein SufU, translated to MGLGSDMYRQQILDHYKNPRNYGKLEDPTFTHVGENPMCGDEIRMDVTLADDDETIERVAFSGDGCAISQASASMLSGELAGKSLEELHEMDRDDVIDMLGVDISPMRVKCAVLAEKVAQDGAEIYQGELDVDKTTTEDD
- a CDS encoding HD domain-containing protein, which translates into the protein MLEAVRDRARPYFADAPPAHDWHHVRRVEALAETLVERQPEPVDERVIRLAVVLHDIGRAREDRGEIDDHAAWGAREAGTILRELGAGAGVIERVQHCVRAHRYSNDVEPATLEAKLVSDADNLDALGAVGIARTFAHGGETGSPIHDPARPVAEDDTDGGATQYDHFFEKILDLPERMYTDAGRDLAVDRAAFVREFLERFDREVTGDA
- a CDS encoding response regulator, which produces MATEGEQLDDPIDILLVEPNPGDSRLFEENFRDAKLLNTVHTVSNGQSALDFLHQRGEYASEPQPDIVLLEPQLPGKSGVDVLSELKNESELNDISVVVLTSSDAGERIVQSHGLEADTYIQKPIEPEDFVEFVQSIEDFWFAIVEKR
- a CDS encoding cysteine desulfurase — translated: MSQQNLESLDVEAIREEFPILQREFDDQQVVYLDNAATTQTPDPVVDAMSDYYRESNANVHRGIHHLSQEASILYEEAHDRVADFIGASGGREEVIFTKHTTEAENLVAYSWGLNELGPEDEIVLTEMEHHASLVTWQQIGKRTGADVKYIRITDDGTLDMDHARELITDDTAMLSAVHVSNTLGTVNPVSELVDIAHDHDALAFIDGAQAVPNRPVDVEAIDADFYAFSGHKMAGPTGIGVLYGKKELLEAMEPYLYGGGMIRKVTFEDSTWDDLPWKFEPGTPPIAEAVGLVAAIDWLEALGMERIEAHEEELARYAYEQLAAEPGVEIYGPEPGPERAGLVGFNLESVHAHDLASIMNDHAVAIRAGDHCTQPLHDKLGVAASARASFYVYNTREEVDKLVAAIDDARQLFA
- a CDS encoding sensor domain-containing protein — encoded protein: MKSSSTSSSRPAVGTALERIRSWCRWFFGVAARRETYANVAYLFLAFPLGIGYFTVLVTGFAIPLGLSFALVEIARTEPGALLIVAIPLVLVMVCIGLPSALCVLFASIELSALERLLADRLLGAGIPTSEPAISVRERARRLVFDRGTWKGVGYLFSKFVLGIASFVLLTLGITFTYALVAAPLHYRNETVGIHIGDPIEFVPKFTYQHDGWTIDISPITLSIADGELLSLYVDSLPAALAVSAVGVLVGLVILHLFNAAAWLFARYTELLLRNTQPSIFSEPPGGEKSR